The proteins below are encoded in one region of Peribacillus muralis:
- a CDS encoding PolC-type DNA polymerase III yields MDQNPNSGRERFQLLLQQMDLIEDAFVNFFIGAEIDKLSIERESKTWHFAFNIPALIPCSVHTRFATHLATTFSHIAKVTFTFNVANPQVTEQLIKEYWKNCIGELEGMSPALLSLLNEQVPAVNGYKLIVSARNDTEASQLKRKYAGIISNIYQTFGFPPLTLEAEVKEAVTNPDYQKFLEDKQKEDAEKGLAALVEMQKKESEKGSDDGAYEGPVKIGYTIKEDADFRRIEQIIDEERRIAIEGFVFDAEVRELRSGRSLLTFKVTDYTSSILVKMFSRDKEDAAILARVKKGMWVRAQGSIQNDTFVRDLVMIANDINEISKQGRQDKAPEGEKRVELHMHTPMSQMDAVTPTSALVAQAAKWGHKAVAITDHAGAQSFPEAYSAGKKNDIKILYGVEVNLVNDGVPIVYNEAHISLTDATYVVFDVETTGLSAVYDTIIEFAAVKIHDGDIIDRFESFANPHHPLSNTTIELTGITDDLVENAPEVGEVLQKFKEWAGDAILVAHNAAFDMGFLNIGYKNIGYPKASNPVLDTLELARFLYPEFKNHRLNTLCKKFDIDLTQHHRAIYDAEATGYLMLKMLKDALAKEITHHDQLNDNMGKGNAYQRSRPSHCTLIAQTQAGLKNLFKLISISHIDYFYRVPRLPRSQLKKYREGILVGSGCDKGEVFEGMMQKGFEEVVDIAEFYDYLEIHPKEVYQHLIELEFVRDDKSLETIISNIVKLGEKLDKPVVATGNVHYLEPNDKIYRKILVNSQGGANPLNRHKLPDVHFRTTDEMLREFSFLGSEKAKEVVVTNTNKIADMIEDIKPIKDELYTPKIEGAEEEMREMSYGMAKKIYGENLPEIVEARLEKELKSIIGHGFAVIYLISHKLVKKSLNDGYLVGSRGSVGSSFVATMTEITEVNPLPPHYVCPKCKKSEFFNDGSVGSGFDLKDKDCPDCGIPYTKDGHDIPFETFLGFKGDKVPDIDLNFSGEYQPKAHNYTKVLFGEEYVYRAGTIGTVAEKTAYGYVKGYSADNNIHMRGAETDRLVAGCTGVKRTTGQHPGGIIVVPDYMDIYDFTPIQFPADDRNSEWKTTHFDFHSIHDNILKLDILGHDDPTVIRMLQDLSGIDPKTVPTDDPEVMKIFSSTESLGVTEDQIMCKTGTLGIPEFGTRFVRQMLEDTKPTTFSELVQISGLSHGTDVWLSNAQELIHNRICTLSEVIGCRDDIMVYLIYQGLEPSLAFKIMESVRKGKGLSEEFEEEMRKNEVPEWYIDSCKKIKYMFPKAHAAAYVLMAVRIAYFKVHLPLLYYAAYFTVRADDFEIDAMTRGSQAIKGKMEEITVKGLDASTKEKNTLTVLELALEMCERGYAFAKVDLYKSSADQFIIEGNTLIPPFNSIPGLGTNAAINIVNARQNGEFLSKEDLQQRGKVSKTILEYLDKQGCLESLPEQNQLSLF; encoded by the coding sequence ATGGATCAAAATCCAAATAGCGGTAGAGAGAGATTTCAACTCTTGCTCCAGCAAATGGACTTGATTGAGGATGCCTTTGTGAATTTTTTCATCGGGGCCGAAATCGATAAGCTCTCGATTGAGAGGGAGTCCAAAACATGGCATTTCGCCTTTAATATACCTGCATTGATACCATGCAGTGTTCATACAAGATTCGCTACACATCTAGCGACTACGTTTTCCCATATTGCCAAGGTGACATTCACCTTTAATGTGGCCAATCCGCAAGTGACGGAACAATTGATCAAAGAGTATTGGAAAAACTGCATTGGTGAGCTCGAAGGCATGTCTCCGGCTCTTTTGTCGCTTCTGAATGAACAAGTGCCTGCAGTCAATGGATATAAACTTATCGTGAGTGCCCGAAATGATACAGAGGCCAGTCAGCTGAAACGGAAATATGCCGGCATCATTTCGAATATATACCAAACATTTGGTTTTCCTCCGCTGACTCTTGAGGCGGAAGTGAAGGAAGCGGTAACGAATCCTGATTACCAGAAGTTTTTAGAGGATAAACAAAAAGAAGACGCGGAAAAAGGACTTGCTGCATTAGTGGAAATGCAGAAGAAGGAATCTGAAAAAGGAAGCGACGATGGCGCCTACGAAGGTCCTGTTAAAATTGGTTATACAATTAAAGAAGATGCAGACTTCCGCAGAATTGAACAAATTATCGATGAAGAGCGCAGGATTGCGATTGAAGGCTTCGTTTTTGATGCAGAGGTGCGTGAGCTTCGCAGCGGACGCAGTCTGTTGACATTTAAAGTTACCGATTATACGAGCTCGATATTGGTGAAAATGTTTTCGCGTGATAAAGAGGACGCTGCCATACTTGCCCGTGTGAAAAAGGGGATGTGGGTACGGGCACAAGGAAGCATCCAAAACGATACATTCGTCCGTGACCTGGTGATGATCGCAAATGATATCAATGAAATCTCCAAGCAAGGTCGCCAAGATAAGGCACCTGAAGGGGAAAAACGTGTGGAACTGCATATGCACACGCCGATGAGCCAGATGGATGCAGTGACACCTACCTCCGCACTTGTTGCACAAGCTGCAAAATGGGGGCATAAGGCTGTTGCCATTACGGATCATGCGGGTGCACAATCATTTCCTGAAGCTTATAGTGCTGGCAAAAAGAATGATATCAAAATTTTATATGGTGTTGAAGTGAATCTTGTGAATGATGGGGTGCCAATCGTTTATAATGAGGCGCATATATCTCTTACAGATGCCACATATGTTGTGTTTGACGTCGAGACGACAGGACTGTCGGCCGTATATGATACGATCATTGAATTTGCTGCAGTGAAAATTCATGACGGAGATATCATCGACCGATTTGAATCTTTTGCGAATCCGCACCACCCGTTATCAAATACGACGATAGAGTTGACGGGGATCACCGATGACCTTGTAGAAAATGCTCCAGAAGTCGGGGAAGTATTGCAAAAGTTCAAGGAGTGGGCAGGGGATGCGATCCTAGTTGCCCATAACGCAGCCTTTGATATGGGCTTTTTGAATATAGGCTATAAAAACATTGGGTATCCCAAGGCTTCCAACCCTGTACTGGATACGCTGGAGCTTGCCCGATTTCTATACCCGGAATTTAAGAATCACAGGTTAAATACATTGTGTAAAAAGTTCGATATCGATTTGACTCAACATCACAGGGCCATTTATGATGCCGAAGCAACAGGTTACCTTATGCTGAAGATGCTGAAGGACGCATTGGCAAAAGAGATTACCCATCATGATCAGCTAAATGACAACATGGGTAAAGGAAATGCTTATCAGCGTTCCCGTCCGTCGCATTGTACACTGATCGCGCAAACGCAGGCTGGACTTAAAAACCTATTTAAACTAATATCGATATCTCATATCGATTATTTTTATCGTGTGCCCCGGTTGCCGCGTTCACAACTTAAAAAGTATCGAGAAGGAATCCTGGTCGGTTCAGGATGCGATAAAGGGGAAGTTTTTGAAGGGATGATGCAGAAGGGTTTTGAGGAAGTCGTAGATATCGCCGAGTTTTACGACTATCTTGAAATTCATCCGAAAGAAGTTTATCAGCATTTGATTGAGCTGGAATTTGTCCGCGATGATAAATCATTAGAAACAATCATCTCGAATATCGTCAAGCTGGGTGAAAAATTGGATAAGCCTGTCGTGGCCACAGGGAACGTTCATTATTTGGAACCTAATGATAAAATTTACCGCAAAATCCTTGTGAATTCTCAAGGGGGAGCAAATCCTCTCAATCGTCATAAGCTGCCTGACGTGCATTTCCGCACAACCGATGAGATGCTGCGGGAATTCTCATTCCTAGGCTCCGAGAAGGCCAAAGAGGTCGTGGTGACGAATACGAATAAAATCGCTGACATGATTGAAGATATCAAGCCGATCAAGGACGAGCTGTATACACCTAAAATTGAAGGTGCAGAAGAAGAAATGCGTGAGATGAGTTATGGCATGGCGAAGAAGATTTATGGCGAAAACCTGCCGGAAATCGTGGAAGCCCGTCTTGAGAAAGAATTAAAAAGCATCATTGGCCATGGATTTGCCGTCATTTATTTAATTTCTCATAAACTAGTTAAAAAATCGTTGAATGACGGGTATCTCGTTGGTTCCAGGGGTTCTGTCGGCTCGTCCTTCGTTGCCACGATGACCGAAATTACAGAGGTAAACCCGCTTCCACCTCATTATGTCTGTCCGAAGTGCAAGAAATCCGAATTCTTCAATGACGGATCAGTAGGTTCCGGGTTTGACCTTAAAGATAAAGACTGTCCTGATTGCGGCATTCCTTATACGAAAGACGGGCATGACATCCCGTTTGAAACCTTCCTTGGATTCAAGGGGGATAAGGTTCCCGATATCGATTTGAATTTCTCCGGTGAATATCAGCCTAAGGCCCATAACTATACGAAGGTCTTATTCGGTGAGGAGTATGTATATCGTGCAGGAACGATTGGAACGGTAGCTGAAAAAACGGCTTATGGGTATGTAAAAGGATATTCCGCTGATAATAACATCCACATGCGCGGGGCTGAAACGGACCGCCTGGTTGCTGGGTGCACGGGTGTGAAACGGACAACGGGACAGCATCCAGGGGGAATCATCGTCGTTCCCGATTACATGGATATTTATGATTTCACACCAATCCAATTCCCTGCTGATGACAGGAATTCCGAATGGAAAACGACGCACTTCGATTTCCATTCCATCCATGATAATATTTTGAAACTCGATATACTCGGACATGATGATCCAACAGTAATCCGTATGCTCCAAGATTTGAGCGGAATCGATCCAAAGACCGTCCCGACGGATGATCCTGAAGTGATGAAAATTTTCAGCAGTACGGAATCTTTAGGAGTGACCGAAGACCAGATCATGTGTAAAACGGGTACACTTGGCATCCCCGAATTTGGGACGCGATTCGTGCGGCAGATGCTTGAAGATACAAAGCCTACAACGTTCTCCGAATTAGTCCAGATTTCGGGACTGTCACACGGTACGGATGTATGGTTGAGCAATGCACAGGAGCTGATTCACAACCGGATATGCACACTGAGTGAGGTTATTGGCTGCCGGGATGATATTATGGTTTATCTCATTTATCAAGGACTAGAACCTTCCCTTGCGTTCAAGATCATGGAATCGGTACGGAAAGGGAAAGGGCTATCTGAGGAATTCGAAGAGGAGATGCGCAAGAATGAAGTGCCGGAATGGTATATCGATTCATGTAAGAAAATAAAATACATGTTCCCGAAAGCCCATGCTGCTGCCTATGTGTTGATGGCTGTCCGGATAGCTTACTTTAAGGTGCATCTGCCATTATTATATTATGCAGCATACTTCACGGTGCGTGCCGACGACTTTGAAATAGATGCCATGACTAGAGGATCGCAAGCGATCAAAGGGAAAATGGAAGAAATCACCGTAAAGGGATTGGACGCTTCCACAAAGGAAAAGAATACATTGACCGTTCTTGAATTGGCTTTGGAAATGTGTGAACGCGGATATGCATTCGCGAAGGTGGATTTGTATAAGTCCAGTGCAGACCAATTCATAATTGAAGGAAACACTTTGATACCTCCTTTCAATTCGATACCTGGTCTAGGGACGAATGCTGCCATCAATATCGTCAACGCACGTCAGAATGGTGAATTCCTCTCGAAGGAAGATCTGCAGCAACGGGGGAAAGTCTCCAAGACCATTCTGGAATACCTTGATAAACAGGGTTGCCTCGAGTCGTTGCCTGAACAAAATCAATTATCCTTATTCTAA
- the rimP gene encoding ribosome maturation factor RimP: MSKKVTEVVEELALPILEELQLELVEVEYVKEGKSWFLRVYIDKETGVDIDDCGNVSEKLSEKLDEVDPIPQNYFLEVSSPGAERPLKKEKDFLNAIGKNVYIKTYEPILDEKEFEGILTSYDGNEVTLEVRIKTRKKTIVIPFEKVAKARLAITFS; the protein is encoded by the coding sequence ATGAGTAAAAAGGTAACGGAAGTCGTAGAGGAATTAGCATTACCAATTCTTGAGGAATTGCAGCTTGAATTAGTTGAAGTGGAGTATGTGAAGGAAGGTAAAAGCTGGTTCCTTCGAGTTTACATTGATAAAGAAACAGGCGTAGATATTGATGATTGCGGAAATGTGAGTGAAAAACTCAGTGAAAAGCTTGATGAGGTTGATCCGATTCCCCAAAATTATTTTCTCGAAGTTTCATCACCCGGTGCTGAAAGGCCTCTGAAAAAAGAGAAGGATTTCCTTAATGCCATCGGTAAAAATGTTTACATAAAAACATACGAGCCCATTTTAGATGAAAAAGAATTCGAAGGAATCCTAACCAGTTACGATGGCAATGAAGTGACGCTGGAAGTCAGGATCAAGACACGTAAGAAAACAATTGTCATACCATTCGAAAAGGTTGCCAAAGCAAGATTGGCGATTACCTTCTCTTAA
- the nusA gene encoding transcription termination factor NusA — protein MGNELLDALYILENEKGISREVLIDAIEAALISAYRRNFNQAQNVRIDLNLGKGTMRVFARKDVVDEVFDSRLEISVEEARAIDPNYQLEDIVEMEVTPKDFGRIAAQTAKQVVTQRVREAERGIIYAEFIDREEDIMTGIVQRQDSRFIYVSLGKIEALLPVNEQMPNEQYKPHDRIKVFITKVEKTSKGPQIFVSRSHPGLLKRLFEIEVPEIFDGTVEIKSVAREAGDRSKISVHSDNEEVDPVGSCVGQKGQRVQAIVNELKGEKIDIVKWSENPVIFVANALSPSKVLEVIVKEEEKATTVIVPDYQLSLAIGKRGQNARLAAKLTGWKIDIKSETEAREAGIYPVEEQEFLLSRDSYVNEEDADFEEDNE, from the coding sequence ATGGGCAATGAGTTATTGGATGCTCTCTATATTTTAGAAAACGAAAAAGGAATTTCCAGGGAAGTTTTGATCGACGCGATTGAAGCTGCTCTTATATCGGCATATCGCCGTAACTTTAACCAAGCGCAAAATGTACGTATCGATTTGAATCTTGGTAAAGGAACGATGCGTGTATTTGCGAGAAAAGACGTTGTTGATGAAGTTTTCGATTCACGTCTGGAAATTTCTGTTGAAGAAGCAAGAGCGATCGATCCCAACTATCAGTTAGAGGATATTGTCGAAATGGAAGTTACGCCTAAGGATTTCGGCCGTATTGCTGCCCAAACTGCGAAACAAGTCGTCACTCAAAGGGTGCGTGAAGCAGAGCGAGGCATCATTTATGCCGAATTCATCGACCGCGAAGAAGATATCATGACTGGCATCGTACAGCGCCAGGATTCCCGCTTCATCTATGTAAGCTTAGGGAAAATCGAAGCATTGCTTCCCGTGAATGAGCAAATGCCGAACGAACAGTATAAACCACATGATCGGATTAAAGTTTTCATCACGAAAGTTGAGAAGACGTCGAAGGGCCCGCAAATTTTTGTATCCCGGTCACATCCTGGACTTTTAAAACGTTTATTCGAAATTGAAGTGCCTGAAATTTTTGATGGAACGGTGGAAATTAAATCAGTTGCCCGCGAAGCAGGCGACCGCTCGAAAATCTCCGTTCACTCCGATAATGAAGAGGTGGATCCTGTCGGTTCATGTGTCGGCCAAAAAGGACAGCGAGTTCAAGCCATCGTCAATGAATTAAAAGGTGAAAAGATCGATATCGTCAAATGGTCGGAAAATCCGGTCATTTTCGTTGCGAATGCTTTAAGTCCTTCAAAAGTGCTTGAAGTCATCGTAAAAGAAGAAGAAAAAGCGACGACTGTCATCGTTCCTGATTATCAACTATCCCTGGCAATTGGCAAGCGCGGACAAAATGCCCGTTTGGCTGCCAAACTTACTGGTTGGAAAATTGATATCAAGAGTGAAACGGAAGCTCGCGAAGCTGGGATCTATCCAGTGGAAGAACAGGAATTCCTTTTGAGCAGAGATAGTTATGTTAATGAAGAGGATGCAGATTTCGAAGAGGATAACGAGTAA
- the rseP gene encoding RIP metalloprotease RseP, translating to MQTLETIIAFIIIFGALVFFHELGHLVFAKRAGILCREFAIGFGPKVFTYKKQETVYTIRLLPLGGYVRMAGEDAENIELKPGYRVGLMFDQEENVTKIIMNNKDKYPDIRLVEVEVIDLDHKLILTGYEEGEEDALKTFAIHKEAVIVENGVENQIAPYERQFGSKSLGHRFLTILAGPAMNFVLAFVIFVLIGLFQGVVVDEAKLGELTPEGSAVNAGLKSGDVIQSIEGAEVSSWEDVQESIQKNPGQEIEFVVDRDGKTFEVPVVPQEVEREGKKIGIIGVYPPVEKAPIKAIQYGFTETYFWTKQIFIILGDLVTGGFTIDSLSGPVGIYKSTEEVAKQGIFTLMKWAGLLSINLGIMNLLPLPALDGGRLLFFVVEFLRGKPIDRQKEGMVHFIGFALLMLLMIVVTWNDIQRFFL from the coding sequence ATGCAGACTTTAGAAACGATTATTGCGTTCATCATCATTTTTGGCGCTCTTGTATTTTTCCATGAGCTTGGACATTTAGTGTTTGCAAAGCGAGCCGGAATTTTATGCCGTGAGTTCGCGATCGGCTTTGGACCAAAAGTATTCACGTATAAAAAGCAGGAAACCGTTTATACAATTCGATTGCTCCCTCTGGGCGGGTATGTGCGCATGGCTGGGGAGGACGCAGAAAATATAGAACTGAAGCCCGGCTATCGCGTGGGATTAATGTTTGATCAAGAAGAGAATGTTACAAAAATCATCATGAACAACAAAGACAAGTATCCTGATATTCGTCTTGTGGAAGTCGAAGTGATCGACCTTGATCATAAACTAATCCTGACGGGTTATGAAGAGGGCGAGGAAGATGCATTAAAGACGTTTGCCATTCATAAAGAAGCGGTAATCGTCGAGAATGGTGTGGAAAACCAGATTGCCCCATACGAAAGGCAGTTTGGGTCGAAATCGCTCGGCCATCGCTTCCTTACGATTTTAGCTGGACCAGCGATGAACTTTGTTTTGGCCTTTGTCATTTTTGTATTGATCGGTTTATTCCAGGGAGTCGTCGTTGATGAAGCGAAGCTTGGTGAACTGACTCCGGAAGGTTCGGCTGTAAATGCCGGGCTAAAGTCCGGGGATGTCATTCAATCCATTGAAGGAGCGGAAGTCTCTTCTTGGGAAGATGTTCAGGAAAGCATCCAAAAAAATCCTGGGCAGGAAATCGAGTTTGTCGTTGATAGGGACGGAAAAACATTCGAAGTACCGGTCGTTCCTCAAGAAGTCGAAAGGGAAGGCAAGAAAATCGGGATTATCGGTGTTTATCCTCCAGTTGAAAAAGCCCCGATCAAAGCAATCCAATACGGTTTTACCGAAACGTATTTCTGGACTAAACAAATTTTCATCATCCTTGGGGACCTTGTAACTGGCGGGTTTACGATTGACAGCCTTTCTGGTCCTGTAGGAATTTACAAATCGACTGAAGAAGTGGCGAAGCAAGGTATCTTCACGTTGATGAAATGGGCAGGATTGCTCAGTATTAACCTGGGAATCATGAACTTGCTTCCACTCCCGGCATTGGATGGGGGCAGACTGTTATTTTTTGTCGTCGAATTCTTAAGAGGCAAACCGATTGACCGACAAAAAGAAGGAATGGTTCACTTCATCGGCTTTGCACTGCTGATGCTATTGATGATCGTCGTTACATGGAATGACATCCAGCGGTTCTTCTTGTAA
- the rnpM gene encoding RNase P modulator RnpM, which translates to MNSRKKIPMRKCVATGEMKPKKDLIRIVRSKEGEVSLDPTGKKSGRGAYLTLDRDVIELAKKKNVLANHLSTQIDSSLYEQLLELVNKEKN; encoded by the coding sequence ATGAATAGCCGAAAAAAAATCCCGATGCGTAAATGTGTGGCGACGGGCGAAATGAAGCCGAAGAAGGATCTCATCCGCATCGTTCGATCTAAAGAAGGGGAAGTCAGCCTTGATCCGACAGGAAAGAAGTCGGGAAGGGGAGCTTATTTGACTCTTGATCGGGATGTTATCGAGCTGGCCAAAAAGAAAAATGTGCTGGCTAATCACCTTAGTACCCAAATCGATTCTTCCCTTTATGAACAATTGCTTGAATTAGTGAATAAGGAGAAAAACTAA
- a CDS encoding YlxQ family RNA-binding protein has translation MTQQQQWMSLLGLANRARKLISGEELVVKEIRSGNAKVVILSADASKNTEKKISDKCAFYQVPLKRVESRSMLGHAIGKDARVAVAVLDEGFAQKLRTLLD, from the coding sequence ATGACCCAACAACAACAATGGATGTCTCTATTAGGATTGGCCAATCGAGCACGCAAGCTAATTTCGGGTGAAGAATTAGTGGTTAAAGAGATTAGAAGCGGTAATGCCAAAGTTGTTATTTTATCCGCGGACGCTTCAAAAAACACTGAAAAAAAAATATCTGATAAGTGCGCATTTTATCAGGTTCCTTTAAAAAGAGTCGAAAGCAGGTCCATGCTCGGCCATGCGATAGGCAAGGATGCTAGAGTTGCCGTCGCAGTTCTGGATGAAGGTTTTGCACAAAAACTCCGAACGCTGCTCGATTAA
- a CDS encoding proline--tRNA ligase produces MKQSMTLIPTLREVPADAEIKSHQLLLRAGFMRQNSSGVYSFMPLGKRVLQKVEAIVREEMENAGAVELLMPALQQAEFWQESGRWYTYGPELMRLKDRNNREFALGATHEEVITSLVRDEVKSYKRLPLTVYQIQTKFRDEKRPRFGLLRGREFIMKDAYSFHANQESLDAVYTKIYAAYSNIFSRCGLDFRAVIADSGAMGGKDTHEFMVLSEIGEDTIAYSNISDYAANIEMAPVSVKYEKSAEEQRELGKIHTPGQKSIEEVASFLNEDTDKLIKSLLFKVDEKHVLVLVRGDHDVNDIKLKNFYNASVVELADPNETKEVLGCTIGSLGPINVASEVEVIADVAIEAMVNGICGANEEDHHYANVNPDRDFNVANYIDLRFIQEGDPSPDGEGEIKFAKGIEVGHVFKLGTKYSEAMNATFLDENGRSQPMIMGCYGIGVSRTLAAAAEQFNDEKGLLWPTNLAPYQVHLIPINVKDEAQTALAEDLYSDLKAKGMDVLMDDRQERAGVKFADSDLIGLPVRVTVGKKASEGIVEVKIRKTGDVFEVEKTELSQKLQEILG; encoded by the coding sequence ATGAAACAAAGTATGACGTTGATCCCTACATTAAGAGAAGTGCCTGCAGATGCTGAAATCAAGAGTCATCAGCTGTTATTGCGTGCAGGATTTATGCGACAGAACTCAAGCGGGGTTTATAGCTTCATGCCGCTTGGAAAAAGAGTGCTCCAAAAGGTTGAAGCGATTGTTCGGGAAGAGATGGAGAATGCTGGTGCGGTTGAACTATTGATGCCGGCTTTACAACAAGCTGAATTTTGGCAGGAATCAGGACGCTGGTATACGTATGGCCCGGAGTTGATGCGCCTTAAGGACCGCAACAACCGTGAATTTGCCCTTGGTGCAACACACGAAGAAGTGATAACGAGCCTGGTTCGTGATGAGGTTAAATCTTACAAACGCCTTCCATTAACGGTTTACCAAATCCAAACGAAATTCCGTGATGAAAAAAGACCTCGTTTCGGGTTGCTGCGCGGACGTGAGTTCATCATGAAGGACGCTTATTCTTTCCATGCAAATCAAGAAAGCCTTGATGCGGTTTATACAAAAATATATGCAGCATATTCAAATATATTTAGCCGTTGCGGTCTTGATTTCCGTGCGGTCATTGCCGATTCTGGGGCTATGGGCGGGAAGGATACCCATGAATTCATGGTCCTCTCGGAAATTGGCGAGGATACTATCGCATATTCCAACATTTCCGATTATGCAGCGAATATTGAGATGGCACCGGTAAGTGTGAAATATGAAAAAAGCGCAGAGGAACAACGTGAATTGGGAAAAATTCATACTCCTGGTCAAAAATCGATTGAAGAAGTGGCTTCATTCTTAAATGAAGATACAGATAAATTAATCAAATCATTATTGTTCAAAGTGGACGAGAAGCATGTGTTAGTATTGGTGCGTGGGGACCATGATGTCAATGATATAAAATTAAAGAATTTCTATAACGCTTCAGTCGTTGAATTGGCCGATCCTAACGAAACGAAAGAAGTTTTGGGCTGTACGATAGGATCGCTTGGACCAATCAATGTCGCTTCTGAAGTGGAAGTAATCGCGGATGTTGCCATTGAAGCAATGGTGAATGGAATCTGTGGAGCAAATGAAGAGGATCACCATTATGCAAACGTAAATCCAGATCGTGATTTTAACGTGGCCAATTATATCGATCTCCGCTTCATTCAAGAGGGTGACCCATCACCGGATGGAGAAGGCGAAATTAAATTTGCCAAAGGGATCGAGGTAGGTCACGTATTCAAACTCGGAACTAAATATTCCGAAGCAATGAATGCAACATTCTTAGATGAGAACGGGCGGTCACAACCAATGATCATGGGTTGTTACGGAATTGGCGTTTCCCGCACACTTGCAGCCGCAGCTGAGCAATTCAACGATGAAAAAGGATTACTATGGCCAACGAATTTAGCGCCATACCAAGTTCATTTGATTCCAATTAATGTGAAGGATGAGGCACAGACTGCCCTTGCTGAGGATTTGTATTCCGATCTTAAAGCAAAAGGTATGGATGTTCTGATGGACGATCGTCAAGAGCGTGCAGGTGTGAAGTTTGCAGATTCTGACTTGATTGGTCTTCCTGTGAGGGTGACGGTCGGTAAAAAAGCATCCGAAGGAATCGTCGAAGTGAAAATCCGTAAAACGGGTGATGTTTTTGAAGTTGAAAAAACTGAACTGTCCCAAAAGCTTCAAGAAATATTGGGATGA